The following coding sequences lie in one Phalacrocorax aristotelis chromosome 4, bGulAri2.1, whole genome shotgun sequence genomic window:
- the OTUD4 gene encoding OTU domain-containing protein 4 isoform X1 — protein MEAACKPDGGEQSHRGGGRDAPGDAAMDCYLRSQGLYRKRVAKDGSCLFRAVAEQVLHSQSRHMDVRMACVDYLRKNREKFEAFIEGPFEEYLKCLENPQEWVGQVEISALSLMYKKDFIIYQEPNASPSHVTENGFSDKVLLCFSNGNHYDIVYPMEYSEKAALCQSLLYELLYEKVFDTDVKKIIAELSAVGVTEESNGSSEVSASDSDDDNYRSKATTVSDMNGLKSLSGNKHLKSNGNPALLVLPKKVLKSLNPSVYRNVEYDVWLQSKWDQQKQDFSIAAGMQYSVGDKCKVRLDPNGKFYNAHIQEVCSENGPVVVFVEELGAKHAVSLKSLKPLPQASPMEGWNTVPGKKIKKFFPTWGQNAQPDADCRGPKNQSKSIKPQSALPPRLQHTVGTRQHQFLCSGPQPHQTSTEQKPPGRNPSQTVRKPDRERTEDLNHGSRDCNYFGLSPEERREKQAIEESRSLYEIQQRDEQAFPALSNNQPVCQAATQTVDNLNQKKFSNNERRNSKWTAEVEEQKDKESNSRQIHLSQKLEPNSSEKNSQDESYPKASSPLEQVKTDSPILAEQVRNVCLISKFSGQETSDKGELHHSHNLTECLPSITPTPSPVFSEVHLPPAVPSVPAIVPAWPSEPTTYGPAGIPAQIPASSLMPAPATGPDSIVSQAQVTSAPVAGVPVSLQAVNQPLMPLPQTLNPYQDPLYPGFPFSEKGERAVAPSYSLCNTGEDLPKDKNILRFFFNLGVKAYSCPMWAPHSYLYPLHQAYLAACRMYPNVSLPVYPHNPWFQEALPTQNENETARTNRHFPVQSEARSNGQIPQADSRSPSLPLIIPAAPVSESQGQVCVESENPVQALHVNYEESMRGKSMFPQPPFGPNHFLGAVPIAPPFFPHFWYGYPVQGFIENSVARPNVVVSPEDKEATAGTSANVYVAKECSPPVPVVNCAEQLQKTNNSSSSNTTPFPVAGASSECSAPKETSARAPWLEQTCPSASPAKQKPAGQQNRSPQPQGTERQTAVPNTLPLLAEPLKNELKNSIPSRKEKTDKGRDSKGAGNPPAESKTQKPREESSEDESEVSDMLRSGRSKQFYNQTYGGGRRPRVEWGYSSRGGYQFQRNEEAWKGPPSRSRDEGYQYQRNFRGRPYRNDRRRATLGDNQRGHQA, from the exons ATGGAGGCGGCGTGCAAACCCGACGGCGGGGAGCAGAGTCATCGGGGCGGCGGCAGGGACGCCCCCGGGGACGCCGCTATGGACTGCTACTTGCGATCTCAGGGCTTGTACAGAAAGAGGGTCGCCAAGGACGGATCTTGTCTCTTCAGGGCTGTGGCCGAGCAG GTGTTACACTCTCAGTCGCGGCATATGGATGTTAGGATGGCTTGTGTAGACTATCTTCGGAAGAATAGGGAGAAATTTGAAGCA tTCATTGAGGGGCCATTTGaagagtatttaaaatgtttggaaaacCCACAG GAATGGGTTGGACAAGTAGAAATAAGTGCCCTTTCTCTAATGTACAA GAAAGATTTCATAATATACCAGGAACCAAATGCTTCTCCTTCACATGTAACTGAAAATGGGTTTTCTGATAAG GTATTGCTGTGCTTCTCAAATGGAAACCACTATGATATTGTTTATCCCATGGAGTATTCAGAAAAGGCTGCTCTGTGCCAGT ctctgctgtatGAGTTGCTGTATGAGAAAGTATTTGATACAGATGTAAAGAAAATCATAGCAGAACTTAGTGCTGTTGGTGTAACAGAGGAAAGTAATGGTAGCAGTGAAGTATCTGCTTCAGATTCAGATGACGACAACTACAg AAGTAAAGCTACAACAGTTAGTGATATGAATGGATTGAAGTCTCTTTCTGGCAACAag CACCTTAAGAGCAACGGGAATCCTGCTTTGTTGGTCCTACCTAAAAAAGTTCTTAAATCGCTCAATCCATCAGTTTACAGAAATGTTGAATATGATGTTTGGCTCCAATCCAAATGGG ATCAGCAAAAACAAGATTTTTCTATTGCTGCTGGCATGCAATACTCAGTTGGAGATAAATGTAAA GTGCGCTTAGACCCTAATGGGAAATTTTATAATGCCCATATTCAAGAAGTTTGTTCAGAGAATGGGCCAGTTGTTGTATTTGTAGAAGAGCTTGGAGCAAA GCATGCTGTCTCACTGAAGAGCCTTAAACCTCTTCCACAGGCCTCTCCTATGGAGGGCTGGAACACTGTGCCAGGGAAGAAGATAAAAAAGTTTTTCCCAACATGGGGGCAGAATGCTCAGCCTG ATGCAGATTGCAGAGGGCCAAAGAATCAGAGCAAGTCAATAAAACCCCAGTCAGCACTACCTCCTCGTCTTCAGCATACTGTGGGAACCAGGCAGCATCAGTTCTTATGTTCTGGACCCCAACCTCATCAGACCTCAACTGAGCAAAAACCTCCAGGCAGGAATCCTTCCCAAACTGTAAG AAAACCAGACCGGGAGAGAACCGAGGATCTGAACCACGGCAGCAGAGACTGTAACTACTTTGGCCTGTCTCCAGAGGAACGCAGGGAGAAACAGGCTATAGAAGAATCTCGTTCGCTTTATGAGATCCAGCAGAGGGATGAACaagcttttcctgctctttccaAT AATCAACCAGTCTGTCAGGCTGCTACACAGACTGTGGATAACTTAAACCAGAAAAAGTTCTCaaataatgaaagaagaaatagcaaGTGGACAGCAGAGGTAGAAGAGCAGAAGgataaag AGTCAAATTCCAGACAGATCCACTTAAGTCAGAAGCTTGAGCCAAATTCATCTGAG AAGAATAGTCAAGATGAGAGTTATCCAAAAGCATCATCTCCTTTGGAACAAGTAAAAACCGATTCTCCGATTCTTGCTGAGCAAGTAAGAAATGTTTGTTTGATTTCAAAGTTTTCCGGTCAGGAGACTTCAGACAAAGGGGAGCTTCATCACAGCCAC aacCTGACAGAATGCTTACCAAGCATAACTCCAACACCTTCCCCAGTCTTTTCTGAGGTGCATTTACCTCCAGCAGTGCCTTCTGTACCAGCCATTGTGCCAGCTTGGCCAAGTGAGCCAACAACCTATGGACCAGCAG GTATTCCAGCCCAAATACCTGCTTCTTCACTGATGCCAGCCCCAGCAACGGGACCTGACTCTATTGTGTCACAGGCTCAGGTAACATCTGCTCCAGTTGCTGGAGTTCCTGTGTCGCTACAAGCAGTTAACCAGCCTTTAATGCCTTTGCCTCAGACTCTGAATCCTTATCAGGATCCGCTATACCCTGGATTCCCTTTTagtgaaaagggagaaagagctGTTGCACCCTCTTACTCCCTGTGCAATACTGGGGAAGACTTACCTAAAG ataAGAATATTCTTAGATTTTTCTTCAATCTTGGTGTGAAG GCATACAGTTGTCCCATGTGGGCACCCCATTCTTACTTGTACCCCCTACACCAGGCCTATTTAGCTGCTTGTAGAATGTACCCAAACGTGTCCCTTCCTGTGTATCCGCACAACCCCTGGTTCCAGGAGGCTCTGCCAActcagaatgaaaatgaaactgcaCGAACAAACAGGCACTTTCCTGTTCAGAGCGAGGCCAGATCCAACGGTCAGATTCCACAGGCTGATAGTAGATCACCATCACTCCCTCTCATTATACCTGCAGCTCCGGTGTCGGAAAGTCAAGGACAGGTCTGTGTAGAATCGGAGAATCCTGTGCAAGCTCTTCATGTAAACTATGAGGAGTCTATGAGAGGGAAAAGTATGTTCCCACAGCCACCCTTTGGACCCAATCACTTTCTGGGAGCTGTTCCGATAGcacctcctttctttcctcactTTTGGTATGGGTACCCAGTTCAGGGTTTCATTGAAAACTCAGTAGCAAGACCTAATGTTGTTGTGTCGCCGGAAGACAAAGAGGCAACAGCTGGCACCTCTGCAAACGTGTATGTGGCTAAAGAATGCAGCCCTCCAGTTCCCGTAGTAAACTGTGCAGAACAGCTTCAGAAGActaacaacagcagcagctcaaaCACCACACCATTCCCTGTGGCTGGCGCCAGCAGTGAGTGCAGTGCCCCAAAAGAAACTTCAGCTAGGGCACCTTGGTTGGAGCAAACTTGTCCTTCGGCTTCTCCTGCTAAGCAAAAACCAGCTGGGCAGCAGAATCGTTCACCGCAACCGCAGGGGACCGAGAGGCAGACAGCAGTGCCCAACACTCTGCCACTGTTGGCAGAACCGCTgaaaaatgaactgaaaaatagCATTCCCAGTCGGAAGGAGAAGACTGATAAAGGTAGAGATTCCAAGGGAGCTGGTAACCCGCCGGCAGAGAGCAAGACACAGAAACCGAGGGAAGAGAGCTCGGAAGATGAGAGCGAAGTTTCCGACATGCTGAGAAGTGGTAGATCCAAGCAATTTTATAACCAGACTTACGGAGGAGGCAGAAGGCCTAGAGTTGAGTGGGGCTATTCCAGTAGGGGAGGATACCAGTTCCAGAGAAACGAGGAAGCCTGGAAAGGACCacccagcagaagcagggatgAGGGCTACCAGTATCAGCGGAACTTTAGAGGGAGGCCATATAGGAACGACAGGAGACGGGCAACGCTGGGAGATAATCAGAGGGGGCATCAAGCATAG
- the OTUD4 gene encoding OTU domain-containing protein 4 isoform X3: MEAACKPDGGEQSHRGGGRDAPGDAAMDCYLRSQGLYRKRVAKDGSCLFRAVAEQVLHSQSRHMDVRMACVDYLRKNREKFEAFIEGPFEEYLKCLENPQEWVGQVEISALSLMYKKDFIIYQEPNASPSHVTENGFSDKVLLCFSNGNHYDIVYPMEYSEKAALCQSLLYELLYEKVFDTDVKKIIAELSAVGVTEESNGSSEVSASDSDDDNYRSKATTVSDMNGLKSLSGNKHLKSNGNPALLVLPKKVLKSLNPSVYRNVEYDVWLQSKWDQQKQDFSIAAGMQYSVGDKCKVRLDPNGKFYNAHIQEVCSENGPVVVFVEELGAKHAVSLKSLKPLPQASPMEGWNTVPGKKIKKFFPTWGQNAQPDADCRGPKNQSKSIKPQSALPPRLQHTVGTRQHQFLCSGPQPHQTSTEQKPPGRNPSQTVRKPDRERTEDLNHGSRDCNYFGLSPEERREKQAIEESRSLYEIQQRDEQAFPALSNNQPVCQAATQTVDNLNQKKFSNNERRNSKWTAEVEEQKDKESNSRQIHLSQKLEPNSSEKNSQDESYPKASSPLEQVKTDSPILAEQNLTECLPSITPTPSPVFSEVHLPPAVPSVPAIVPAWPSEPTTYGPAGIPAQIPASSLMPAPATGPDSIVSQAQVTSAPVAGVPVSLQAVNQPLMPLPQTLNPYQDPLYPGFPFSEKGERAVAPSYSLCNTGEDLPKDKNILRFFFNLGVKAYSCPMWAPHSYLYPLHQAYLAACRMYPNVSLPVYPHNPWFQEALPTQNENETARTNRHFPVQSEARSNGQIPQADSRSPSLPLIIPAAPVSESQGQVCVESENPVQALHVNYEESMRGKSMFPQPPFGPNHFLGAVPIAPPFFPHFWYGYPVQGFIENSVARPNVVVSPEDKEATAGTSANVYVAKECSPPVPVVNCAEQLQKTNNSSSSNTTPFPVAGASSECSAPKETSARAPWLEQTCPSASPAKQKPAGQQNRSPQPQGTERQTAVPNTLPLLAEPLKNELKNSIPSRKEKTDKGRDSKGAGNPPAESKTQKPREESSEDESEVSDMLRSGRSKQFYNQTYGGGRRPRVEWGYSSRGGYQFQRNEEAWKGPPSRSRDEGYQYQRNFRGRPYRNDRRRATLGDNQRGHQA; the protein is encoded by the exons ATGGAGGCGGCGTGCAAACCCGACGGCGGGGAGCAGAGTCATCGGGGCGGCGGCAGGGACGCCCCCGGGGACGCCGCTATGGACTGCTACTTGCGATCTCAGGGCTTGTACAGAAAGAGGGTCGCCAAGGACGGATCTTGTCTCTTCAGGGCTGTGGCCGAGCAG GTGTTACACTCTCAGTCGCGGCATATGGATGTTAGGATGGCTTGTGTAGACTATCTTCGGAAGAATAGGGAGAAATTTGAAGCA tTCATTGAGGGGCCATTTGaagagtatttaaaatgtttggaaaacCCACAG GAATGGGTTGGACAAGTAGAAATAAGTGCCCTTTCTCTAATGTACAA GAAAGATTTCATAATATACCAGGAACCAAATGCTTCTCCTTCACATGTAACTGAAAATGGGTTTTCTGATAAG GTATTGCTGTGCTTCTCAAATGGAAACCACTATGATATTGTTTATCCCATGGAGTATTCAGAAAAGGCTGCTCTGTGCCAGT ctctgctgtatGAGTTGCTGTATGAGAAAGTATTTGATACAGATGTAAAGAAAATCATAGCAGAACTTAGTGCTGTTGGTGTAACAGAGGAAAGTAATGGTAGCAGTGAAGTATCTGCTTCAGATTCAGATGACGACAACTACAg AAGTAAAGCTACAACAGTTAGTGATATGAATGGATTGAAGTCTCTTTCTGGCAACAag CACCTTAAGAGCAACGGGAATCCTGCTTTGTTGGTCCTACCTAAAAAAGTTCTTAAATCGCTCAATCCATCAGTTTACAGAAATGTTGAATATGATGTTTGGCTCCAATCCAAATGGG ATCAGCAAAAACAAGATTTTTCTATTGCTGCTGGCATGCAATACTCAGTTGGAGATAAATGTAAA GTGCGCTTAGACCCTAATGGGAAATTTTATAATGCCCATATTCAAGAAGTTTGTTCAGAGAATGGGCCAGTTGTTGTATTTGTAGAAGAGCTTGGAGCAAA GCATGCTGTCTCACTGAAGAGCCTTAAACCTCTTCCACAGGCCTCTCCTATGGAGGGCTGGAACACTGTGCCAGGGAAGAAGATAAAAAAGTTTTTCCCAACATGGGGGCAGAATGCTCAGCCTG ATGCAGATTGCAGAGGGCCAAAGAATCAGAGCAAGTCAATAAAACCCCAGTCAGCACTACCTCCTCGTCTTCAGCATACTGTGGGAACCAGGCAGCATCAGTTCTTATGTTCTGGACCCCAACCTCATCAGACCTCAACTGAGCAAAAACCTCCAGGCAGGAATCCTTCCCAAACTGTAAG AAAACCAGACCGGGAGAGAACCGAGGATCTGAACCACGGCAGCAGAGACTGTAACTACTTTGGCCTGTCTCCAGAGGAACGCAGGGAGAAACAGGCTATAGAAGAATCTCGTTCGCTTTATGAGATCCAGCAGAGGGATGAACaagcttttcctgctctttccaAT AATCAACCAGTCTGTCAGGCTGCTACACAGACTGTGGATAACTTAAACCAGAAAAAGTTCTCaaataatgaaagaagaaatagcaaGTGGACAGCAGAGGTAGAAGAGCAGAAGgataaag AGTCAAATTCCAGACAGATCCACTTAAGTCAGAAGCTTGAGCCAAATTCATCTGAG AAGAATAGTCAAGATGAGAGTTATCCAAAAGCATCATCTCCTTTGGAACAAGTAAAAACCGATTCTCCGATTCTTGCTGAGCAA aacCTGACAGAATGCTTACCAAGCATAACTCCAACACCTTCCCCAGTCTTTTCTGAGGTGCATTTACCTCCAGCAGTGCCTTCTGTACCAGCCATTGTGCCAGCTTGGCCAAGTGAGCCAACAACCTATGGACCAGCAG GTATTCCAGCCCAAATACCTGCTTCTTCACTGATGCCAGCCCCAGCAACGGGACCTGACTCTATTGTGTCACAGGCTCAGGTAACATCTGCTCCAGTTGCTGGAGTTCCTGTGTCGCTACAAGCAGTTAACCAGCCTTTAATGCCTTTGCCTCAGACTCTGAATCCTTATCAGGATCCGCTATACCCTGGATTCCCTTTTagtgaaaagggagaaagagctGTTGCACCCTCTTACTCCCTGTGCAATACTGGGGAAGACTTACCTAAAG ataAGAATATTCTTAGATTTTTCTTCAATCTTGGTGTGAAG GCATACAGTTGTCCCATGTGGGCACCCCATTCTTACTTGTACCCCCTACACCAGGCCTATTTAGCTGCTTGTAGAATGTACCCAAACGTGTCCCTTCCTGTGTATCCGCACAACCCCTGGTTCCAGGAGGCTCTGCCAActcagaatgaaaatgaaactgcaCGAACAAACAGGCACTTTCCTGTTCAGAGCGAGGCCAGATCCAACGGTCAGATTCCACAGGCTGATAGTAGATCACCATCACTCCCTCTCATTATACCTGCAGCTCCGGTGTCGGAAAGTCAAGGACAGGTCTGTGTAGAATCGGAGAATCCTGTGCAAGCTCTTCATGTAAACTATGAGGAGTCTATGAGAGGGAAAAGTATGTTCCCACAGCCACCCTTTGGACCCAATCACTTTCTGGGAGCTGTTCCGATAGcacctcctttctttcctcactTTTGGTATGGGTACCCAGTTCAGGGTTTCATTGAAAACTCAGTAGCAAGACCTAATGTTGTTGTGTCGCCGGAAGACAAAGAGGCAACAGCTGGCACCTCTGCAAACGTGTATGTGGCTAAAGAATGCAGCCCTCCAGTTCCCGTAGTAAACTGTGCAGAACAGCTTCAGAAGActaacaacagcagcagctcaaaCACCACACCATTCCCTGTGGCTGGCGCCAGCAGTGAGTGCAGTGCCCCAAAAGAAACTTCAGCTAGGGCACCTTGGTTGGAGCAAACTTGTCCTTCGGCTTCTCCTGCTAAGCAAAAACCAGCTGGGCAGCAGAATCGTTCACCGCAACCGCAGGGGACCGAGAGGCAGACAGCAGTGCCCAACACTCTGCCACTGTTGGCAGAACCGCTgaaaaatgaactgaaaaatagCATTCCCAGTCGGAAGGAGAAGACTGATAAAGGTAGAGATTCCAAGGGAGCTGGTAACCCGCCGGCAGAGAGCAAGACACAGAAACCGAGGGAAGAGAGCTCGGAAGATGAGAGCGAAGTTTCCGACATGCTGAGAAGTGGTAGATCCAAGCAATTTTATAACCAGACTTACGGAGGAGGCAGAAGGCCTAGAGTTGAGTGGGGCTATTCCAGTAGGGGAGGATACCAGTTCCAGAGAAACGAGGAAGCCTGGAAAGGACCacccagcagaagcagggatgAGGGCTACCAGTATCAGCGGAACTTTAGAGGGAGGCCATATAGGAACGACAGGAGACGGGCAACGCTGGGAGATAATCAGAGGGGGCATCAAGCATAG
- the OTUD4 gene encoding OTU domain-containing protein 4 isoform X4, with protein MEAACKPDGGEQSHRGGGRDAPGDAAMDCYLRSQGLYRKRVAKDGSCLFRAVAEQVLHSQSRHMDVRMACVDYLRKNREKFEAFIEGPFEEYLKCLENPQEWVGQVEISALSLMYKKDFIIYQEPNASPSHVTENGFSDKVLLCFSNGNHYDIVYPMEYSEKAALCQSLLYELLYEKVFDTDVKKIIAELSAVGVTEESNGSSEVSASDSDDDNYRSKATTVSDMNGLKSLSGNKHLKSNGNPALLVLPKKVLKSLNPSVYRNVEYDVWLQSKWDQQKQDFSIAAGMQYSVGDKCKVRLDPNGKFYNAHIQEVCSENGPVVVFVEELGAKHAVSLKSLKPLPQASPMEGWNTVPGKKIKKFFPTWGQNAQPDADCRGPKNQSKSIKPQSALPPRLQHTVGTRQHQFLCSGPQPHQTSTEQKPPGRNPSQTVRKPDRERTEDLNHGSRDCNYFGLSPEERREKQAIEESRSLYEIQQRDEQAFPALSNNQPVCQAATQTVDNLNQKKFSNNERRNSKWTAEVEEQKDKESNSRQIHLSQKLEPNSSEKNSQDESYPKASSPLEQVKTDSPILAEQVRNVCLISKFSGQETSDKGELHHSHNLTECLPSITPTPSPVFSEVHLPPAVPSVPAIVPAWPSEPTTYGPAGIPAQIPASSLMPAPATGPDSIVSQAQTLNPYQDPLYPGFPFSEKGERAVAPSYSLCNTGEDLPKDKNILRFFFNLGVKAYSCPMWAPHSYLYPLHQAYLAACRMYPNVSLPVYPHNPWFQEALPTQNENETARTNRHFPVQSEARSNGQIPQADSRSPSLPLIIPAAPVSESQGQVCVESENPVQALHVNYEESMRGKSMFPQPPFGPNHFLGAVPIAPPFFPHFWYGYPVQGFIENSVARPNVVVSPEDKEATAGTSANVYVAKECSPPVPVVNCAEQLQKTNNSSSSNTTPFPVAGASSECSAPKETSARAPWLEQTCPSASPAKQKPAGQQNRSPQPQGTERQTAVPNTLPLLAEPLKNELKNSIPSRKEKTDKGRDSKGAGNPPAESKTQKPREESSEDESEVSDMLRSGRSKQFYNQTYGGGRRPRVEWGYSSRGGYQFQRNEEAWKGPPSRSRDEGYQYQRNFRGRPYRNDRRRATLGDNQRGHQA; from the exons ATGGAGGCGGCGTGCAAACCCGACGGCGGGGAGCAGAGTCATCGGGGCGGCGGCAGGGACGCCCCCGGGGACGCCGCTATGGACTGCTACTTGCGATCTCAGGGCTTGTACAGAAAGAGGGTCGCCAAGGACGGATCTTGTCTCTTCAGGGCTGTGGCCGAGCAG GTGTTACACTCTCAGTCGCGGCATATGGATGTTAGGATGGCTTGTGTAGACTATCTTCGGAAGAATAGGGAGAAATTTGAAGCA tTCATTGAGGGGCCATTTGaagagtatttaaaatgtttggaaaacCCACAG GAATGGGTTGGACAAGTAGAAATAAGTGCCCTTTCTCTAATGTACAA GAAAGATTTCATAATATACCAGGAACCAAATGCTTCTCCTTCACATGTAACTGAAAATGGGTTTTCTGATAAG GTATTGCTGTGCTTCTCAAATGGAAACCACTATGATATTGTTTATCCCATGGAGTATTCAGAAAAGGCTGCTCTGTGCCAGT ctctgctgtatGAGTTGCTGTATGAGAAAGTATTTGATACAGATGTAAAGAAAATCATAGCAGAACTTAGTGCTGTTGGTGTAACAGAGGAAAGTAATGGTAGCAGTGAAGTATCTGCTTCAGATTCAGATGACGACAACTACAg AAGTAAAGCTACAACAGTTAGTGATATGAATGGATTGAAGTCTCTTTCTGGCAACAag CACCTTAAGAGCAACGGGAATCCTGCTTTGTTGGTCCTACCTAAAAAAGTTCTTAAATCGCTCAATCCATCAGTTTACAGAAATGTTGAATATGATGTTTGGCTCCAATCCAAATGGG ATCAGCAAAAACAAGATTTTTCTATTGCTGCTGGCATGCAATACTCAGTTGGAGATAAATGTAAA GTGCGCTTAGACCCTAATGGGAAATTTTATAATGCCCATATTCAAGAAGTTTGTTCAGAGAATGGGCCAGTTGTTGTATTTGTAGAAGAGCTTGGAGCAAA GCATGCTGTCTCACTGAAGAGCCTTAAACCTCTTCCACAGGCCTCTCCTATGGAGGGCTGGAACACTGTGCCAGGGAAGAAGATAAAAAAGTTTTTCCCAACATGGGGGCAGAATGCTCAGCCTG ATGCAGATTGCAGAGGGCCAAAGAATCAGAGCAAGTCAATAAAACCCCAGTCAGCACTACCTCCTCGTCTTCAGCATACTGTGGGAACCAGGCAGCATCAGTTCTTATGTTCTGGACCCCAACCTCATCAGACCTCAACTGAGCAAAAACCTCCAGGCAGGAATCCTTCCCAAACTGTAAG AAAACCAGACCGGGAGAGAACCGAGGATCTGAACCACGGCAGCAGAGACTGTAACTACTTTGGCCTGTCTCCAGAGGAACGCAGGGAGAAACAGGCTATAGAAGAATCTCGTTCGCTTTATGAGATCCAGCAGAGGGATGAACaagcttttcctgctctttccaAT AATCAACCAGTCTGTCAGGCTGCTACACAGACTGTGGATAACTTAAACCAGAAAAAGTTCTCaaataatgaaagaagaaatagcaaGTGGACAGCAGAGGTAGAAGAGCAGAAGgataaag AGTCAAATTCCAGACAGATCCACTTAAGTCAGAAGCTTGAGCCAAATTCATCTGAG AAGAATAGTCAAGATGAGAGTTATCCAAAAGCATCATCTCCTTTGGAACAAGTAAAAACCGATTCTCCGATTCTTGCTGAGCAAGTAAGAAATGTTTGTTTGATTTCAAAGTTTTCCGGTCAGGAGACTTCAGACAAAGGGGAGCTTCATCACAGCCAC aacCTGACAGAATGCTTACCAAGCATAACTCCAACACCTTCCCCAGTCTTTTCTGAGGTGCATTTACCTCCAGCAGTGCCTTCTGTACCAGCCATTGTGCCAGCTTGGCCAAGTGAGCCAACAACCTATGGACCAGCAG GTATTCCAGCCCAAATACCTGCTTCTTCACTGATGCCAGCCCCAGCAACGGGACCTGACTCTATTGTGTCACAGGCTCAG ACTCTGAATCCTTATCAGGATCCGCTATACCCTGGATTCCCTTTTagtgaaaagggagaaagagctGTTGCACCCTCTTACTCCCTGTGCAATACTGGGGAAGACTTACCTAAAG ataAGAATATTCTTAGATTTTTCTTCAATCTTGGTGTGAAG GCATACAGTTGTCCCATGTGGGCACCCCATTCTTACTTGTACCCCCTACACCAGGCCTATTTAGCTGCTTGTAGAATGTACCCAAACGTGTCCCTTCCTGTGTATCCGCACAACCCCTGGTTCCAGGAGGCTCTGCCAActcagaatgaaaatgaaactgcaCGAACAAACAGGCACTTTCCTGTTCAGAGCGAGGCCAGATCCAACGGTCAGATTCCACAGGCTGATAGTAGATCACCATCACTCCCTCTCATTATACCTGCAGCTCCGGTGTCGGAAAGTCAAGGACAGGTCTGTGTAGAATCGGAGAATCCTGTGCAAGCTCTTCATGTAAACTATGAGGAGTCTATGAGAGGGAAAAGTATGTTCCCACAGCCACCCTTTGGACCCAATCACTTTCTGGGAGCTGTTCCGATAGcacctcctttctttcctcactTTTGGTATGGGTACCCAGTTCAGGGTTTCATTGAAAACTCAGTAGCAAGACCTAATGTTGTTGTGTCGCCGGAAGACAAAGAGGCAACAGCTGGCACCTCTGCAAACGTGTATGTGGCTAAAGAATGCAGCCCTCCAGTTCCCGTAGTAAACTGTGCAGAACAGCTTCAGAAGActaacaacagcagcagctcaaaCACCACACCATTCCCTGTGGCTGGCGCCAGCAGTGAGTGCAGTGCCCCAAAAGAAACTTCAGCTAGGGCACCTTGGTTGGAGCAAACTTGTCCTTCGGCTTCTCCTGCTAAGCAAAAACCAGCTGGGCAGCAGAATCGTTCACCGCAACCGCAGGGGACCGAGAGGCAGACAGCAGTGCCCAACACTCTGCCACTGTTGGCAGAACCGCTgaaaaatgaactgaaaaatagCATTCCCAGTCGGAAGGAGAAGACTGATAAAGGTAGAGATTCCAAGGGAGCTGGTAACCCGCCGGCAGAGAGCAAGACACAGAAACCGAGGGAAGAGAGCTCGGAAGATGAGAGCGAAGTTTCCGACATGCTGAGAAGTGGTAGATCCAAGCAATTTTATAACCAGACTTACGGAGGAGGCAGAAGGCCTAGAGTTGAGTGGGGCTATTCCAGTAGGGGAGGATACCAGTTCCAGAGAAACGAGGAAGCCTGGAAAGGACCacccagcagaagcagggatgAGGGCTACCAGTATCAGCGGAACTTTAGAGGGAGGCCATATAGGAACGACAGGAGACGGGCAACGCTGGGAGATAATCAGAGGGGGCATCAAGCATAG